One genomic window of Psychrobacillus sp. INOP01 includes the following:
- a CDS encoding excalibur calcium-binding domain-containing protein — MRRISVLLLSATLVFGVSTISPTVTDAAAKSFKNCTELNKTYQGGVAKAANIKNKGGKTKYTPFVSKEIYDANIKSDRDKDGIACEK; from the coding sequence ATGAGAAGAATTTCTGTACTTTTACTTTCAGCAACACTAGTTTTTGGAGTTTCTACGATTTCACCAACAGTGACAGATGCTGCAGCAAAGTCTTTCAAGAATTGCACAGAGTTAAATAAAACATATCAAGGTGGAGTCGCTAAGGCTGCAAATATTAAAAATAAAGGTGGAAAAACAAAATATACTCCATTTGTATCAAAGGAAATTTATGATGCTAACATTAAAAGCGATCGTGATAAAGACGGCATTGCATGTGAGAAATAG
- a CDS encoding nitric oxide synthase oxygenase has protein sequence MLLEAQDFIRLFYMETGKAEQDMYTRLREIENQINTEGVYEHTTEELEFGAKVAWRNSNKCIGRLFWQSLTVFDKRDLHTEGAIFEALLEHMQFATNEGRIRPTITIFSQKDVRIWNHQLIRYAGYETEDWIIGDSDSIDFTKICEDLGWKGKRTNFDVLPLVIQVKDHPPKLFDIPEQYILNVPIRHPEYDWFEDLQLKWYAVPMISSMKLEIGGITYAAAPFNGWYMGTEIGARNLADEYRYNMLPAVAKRMGLNTKSNASLWKDRALVELNAAVLYSYKKDGVSIVDHHTAAQQFKKFEEIEKDAGRDVTGNWAWLIPPMSPATTHVFHKPYNNEKVTPNYSYQPLPY, from the coding sequence ATGTTATTGGAAGCACAGGATTTTATTCGTCTTTTTTATATGGAAACTGGTAAAGCTGAACAAGACATGTACACGCGATTAAGAGAAATAGAAAATCAGATCAATACAGAAGGTGTCTACGAACATACTACCGAGGAATTGGAGTTTGGTGCTAAAGTGGCATGGCGTAATAGCAATAAATGCATCGGGCGTTTATTTTGGCAAAGCCTTACTGTTTTTGATAAACGAGATTTACATACTGAGGGCGCTATATTTGAAGCGCTACTAGAGCATATGCAGTTTGCGACAAATGAAGGTCGGATTAGGCCGACAATTACAATATTTTCACAAAAAGATGTACGAATTTGGAATCATCAGCTAATCAGATATGCGGGCTATGAAACTGAAGATTGGATTATTGGAGATTCCGATTCTATTGATTTTACGAAAATATGCGAGGATCTTGGATGGAAAGGGAAGAGAACCAATTTTGATGTGCTGCCCCTCGTCATTCAAGTAAAGGATCATCCTCCGAAATTATTCGATATTCCAGAGCAATATATTTTGAATGTCCCGATTCGTCACCCCGAATATGACTGGTTTGAGGATCTACAATTGAAATGGTATGCTGTTCCGATGATTTCAAGTATGAAATTAGAAATTGGAGGAATCACTTACGCAGCCGCTCCGTTTAATGGTTGGTATATGGGTACGGAAATTGGGGCACGCAATCTGGCGGATGAATATCGTTACAATATGCTTCCAGCAGTTGCGAAACGTATGGGTTTAAATACGAAATCTAATGCTTCTCTTTGGAAAGACCGTGCTCTAGTGGAGCTAAATGCAGCTGTATTGTATTCGTATAAAAAAGACGGTGTCAGTATTGTAGATCATCATACTGCAGCGCAACAGTTTAAGAAGTTTGAAGAAATTGAAAAGGATGCAGGAAGAGACGTCACTGGTAATTGGGCATGGCTTATCCCACCAATGTCACCAGCAACTACACATGTTTTTCACAAGCCGTATAACAATGAAAAAGTAACCCCCAATTATTCTTATCAACCATTACCGTATTAA
- a CDS encoding MFS transporter, with product MHLLTNKETNKKTIALLIIGIIFISTTLRAPLTAVGPIISYIRDGLDISNVLAGFITTIPLLAFAIISPFAPKIARRFGMEITLFLAILLLAVGIIIRSLGTPFFLLLGTALIGVAIAFGNVLLPSFIKSKFPLQLGLMTGVFTVSMNLSAGIGAGISYPIADGTSYGWQGALGFWAILAIIACIIWLPQIKQKQIVVASPSTNVEKAKSILKSPLTWTITLCMGLQSLIFYTTAAWIPEILQTQGMDAEKSGWMLSIMQFAQLPMTFLIPILAGRLKDQRILVALFTVFYLIGFTGLLFGDISLALVWMITLGLGGGASFGLVMMFFSLRSRTPMEAADLSGVAQSIGYLLAAVGPVFFGFIHDETDSWYTPMILFLVTVVLLFFAGMHAGRARYVSEEVQ from the coding sequence ATTCATTTGTTAACTAATAAAGAAACAAATAAAAAAACAATTGCTTTACTAATAATTGGGATAATTTTCATATCCACTACACTACGAGCACCACTTACCGCCGTAGGACCAATTATTTCTTACATACGAGATGGATTAGACATTTCGAATGTATTAGCAGGATTTATCACAACGATTCCACTTTTAGCATTTGCAATTATCTCCCCTTTTGCCCCAAAGATTGCACGACGCTTTGGGATGGAAATAACACTATTTCTGGCTATTTTATTATTGGCGGTCGGTATTATTATTCGCTCGCTCGGAACACCATTTTTCTTACTATTAGGTACTGCTTTAATAGGAGTTGCGATTGCTTTTGGTAATGTATTACTCCCAAGTTTCATTAAGTCGAAATTTCCTTTACAGCTTGGTCTCATGACTGGAGTATTTACCGTGTCCATGAACTTATCAGCTGGTATTGGTGCAGGTATTAGCTATCCAATAGCAGATGGGACTTCTTATGGCTGGCAAGGTGCACTCGGTTTTTGGGCAATTCTCGCGATAATAGCGTGTATCATTTGGTTACCACAGATCAAGCAAAAACAAATAGTTGTAGCGAGCCCTTCAACTAATGTGGAAAAAGCTAAATCTATTTTAAAATCGCCTTTAACTTGGACCATCACTTTATGTATGGGTCTACAATCGCTCATTTTTTATACAACTGCAGCATGGATTCCTGAAATTCTTCAAACACAAGGGATGGATGCAGAAAAATCTGGTTGGATGCTTTCCATTATGCAATTTGCGCAGCTTCCAATGACGTTCCTTATCCCAATTCTTGCAGGTCGACTTAAGGATCAGCGAATACTTGTTGCGTTATTTACGGTTTTCTATTTAATTGGTTTCACTGGATTATTGTTCGGAGATATTTCACTTGCACTAGTTTGGATGATTACACTTGGTTTAGGTGGAGGGGCATCTTTTGGTCTTGTCATGATGTTCTTCTCCCTTCGTTCTCGAACACCAATGGAGGCGGCTGATTTATCAGGTGTTGCTCAGTCAATTGGGTATTTACTCGCAGCAGTTGGTCCAGTATTCTTTGGATTTATCCATGATGAAACAGACAGCTGGTATACACCAATGATTTTATTTTTGGTTACAGTAGTTCTCCTTTTCTTTGCTGGAATGCATGCAGGAAGAGCTCGATATGTTTCGGAGGAAGTCCAATAA
- a CDS encoding ABC transporter ATP-binding protein gives MTAKKVLSLVGVSKNFGNKQVLNGINLDVYEGQIIGYIGPNGAGKSTTVKLMLGLIDGYTGLIEIFGKNIIKGDYSYKKRIGYVPETAELYENLTAFEYLSFTGELYGLSSKVAEKKAFELMKEFGLEAVFHQRISSFSKGMKQKVLIISSLLHDPDLLFFDEPLSGLDANSVMVIKEILAKLAEQGKTIFYSSHIMDVVEKISNRIVLLVNGQVVADGTFEELKMQNQEGSLEDIFNQLTGFTEHEEIAERFVNVVHGGKDYE, from the coding sequence ATGACTGCAAAGAAAGTATTGTCATTAGTGGGTGTATCTAAAAACTTTGGAAATAAACAAGTGCTGAATGGTATCAATCTAGATGTATATGAAGGTCAAATTATTGGCTATATTGGGCCAAATGGAGCAGGGAAAAGTACAACTGTAAAGTTGATGCTTGGTCTTATAGATGGTTATACGGGGCTTATAGAAATTTTTGGGAAAAATATTATTAAAGGTGATTATTCCTATAAAAAACGAATTGGCTATGTGCCAGAGACGGCGGAGCTTTATGAAAATCTAACCGCCTTCGAATATCTTTCCTTCACAGGGGAGCTTTATGGATTGAGTAGTAAGGTTGCAGAGAAAAAGGCATTCGAATTGATGAAGGAATTTGGTTTAGAAGCTGTATTTCATCAACGAATTTCCTCTTTTTCAAAAGGGATGAAGCAGAAGGTATTAATCATTTCGAGTTTGTTACATGACCCGGATTTACTGTTTTTCGATGAACCGCTTAGTGGTTTAGATGCGAACAGTGTAATGGTTATTAAAGAAATACTTGCAAAGCTTGCTGAGCAGGGAAAGACCATTTTTTATTCTTCTCATATTATGGATGTCGTTGAGAAAATTAGTAACCGAATTGTATTATTAGTAAATGGTCAGGTAGTGGCAGATGGAACTTTTGAAGAACTGAAAATGCAAAACCAGGAAGGATCATTAGAAGACATCTTTAATCAGTTGACTGGTTTTACTGAGCATGAGGAAATTGCGGAGAGATTTGTGAATGTAGTTCATGGAGGCAAAGACTATGAATGA
- a CDS encoding nucleotidyltransferase family protein — MVLQTREDIKSLIQEDKWMMDILKVAHQLELPDWWICAGFVRSKIWDTLHGYIERTPLADIDVIYFDSNNKEESEEKKWEDQLQCLLPNIPWSVKNQARMHKINSLPPYISSVDGIANFPETVTAIGVKLDEQNEVVLVAPHGIADILQMSVNPVPRFATNKDLLEVYEQRIQNKNWLTIWPNVRIVSRLM; from the coding sequence GTGGTTTTACAAACAAGAGAAGATATAAAATCTTTAATACAAGAAGATAAATGGATGATGGATATATTAAAAGTAGCTCATCAATTAGAACTGCCAGACTGGTGGATATGCGCTGGGTTTGTCCGCTCTAAGATTTGGGATACTTTACATGGATATATAGAAAGAACTCCTTTAGCGGATATCGATGTGATTTATTTTGATTCTAACAATAAGGAAGAGTCGGAGGAGAAAAAGTGGGAGGATCAGCTACAGTGCTTGCTGCCTAATATCCCGTGGTCTGTAAAAAACCAGGCTAGAATGCATAAGATAAACAGCCTGCCACCTTATATCTCTTCCGTGGATGGAATAGCCAATTTTCCAGAAACGGTGACTGCTATAGGGGTTAAATTGGATGAGCAAAATGAAGTTGTACTCGTAGCACCTCATGGAATAGCCGACATCCTGCAGATGAGCGTGAATCCAGTCCCTCGTTTTGCAACAAATAAAGATCTACTAGAAGTTTACGAACAACGAATACAAAACAAAAACTGGCTAACTATCTGGCCAAATGTAAGAATAGTTAGCCGTCTCATGTGA
- the cotE gene encoding outer spore coat protein CotE codes for MKHMRHIVTKAVVAKGKKRTESCEVLRPPNTPSSILGCWVINHTCSSKKHGRYVEVTGKFDINVWYAHHDHSKTSVFTETINYKDRIKLHYRDKDSTGEEVHVRVLQQPNCTEAIIISGGTQFQVTVEREILVEVVGETTICIQVHEAEFEEEWAYGEESSSSSSSSSSSSSGSAGSSKSTEDSSSL; via the coding sequence ATGAAACACATGCGCCATATTGTGACGAAAGCTGTTGTTGCTAAAGGTAAAAAGAGAACGGAATCCTGTGAAGTGCTTCGTCCACCAAATACACCTTCAAGTATTTTAGGATGCTGGGTTATTAATCACACATGTTCGTCTAAAAAACACGGAAGATATGTTGAAGTAACTGGGAAATTTGATATAAACGTTTGGTATGCACATCATGATCATTCCAAAACGTCCGTATTTACAGAAACGATCAATTATAAGGATCGTATCAAACTACATTACCGCGATAAAGACTCTACCGGAGAAGAAGTACATGTACGTGTGCTGCAGCAACCAAATTGTACAGAGGCAATTATAATTTCGGGAGGTACACAGTTCCAAGTAACAGTAGAAAGAGAGATACTAGTTGAAGTTGTAGGTGAAACAACTATATGCATTCAAGTACATGAAGCAGAATTTGAAGAAGAATGGGCATATGGTGAAGAAAGCTCCTCTAGCTCGTCATCTAGTTCTTCAAGCTCCTCTGGATCCGCAGGTTCCTCCAAAAGTACAGAAGATTCCTCGTCACTTTAA
- a CDS encoding YfhE family protein translates to MKDRKQPHEQFTMKDNELTSMQEVIYPKEFKRADKETFKKNPIKK, encoded by the coding sequence ATGAAGGATCGTAAACAACCACATGAGCAATTCACGATGAAAGATAATGAATTGACTTCGATGCAAGAGGTTATATATCCAAAAGAATTCAAACGGGCAGACAAAGAGACGTTTAAGAAAAATCCTATTAAAAAGTAA
- the mutS gene encoding DNA mismatch repair protein MutS, which produces MTTQTPMMQQYLKIKEDYIDAFLFFRLGDFYELFHDDAIKAAAILEITLTSRKDNIPMCGVPHHSAQGYVETLISKGYKVAICEQVEDPKHAKGVVKREVVRLVTPGTIIEGKAMQTKSNYFIASADLLATNEVAFAYLDVSTGDGFTTVLTGDEKEVVQELLAIQAKELIVCEQMYVLINDLSAIHDFTVSIEKDELSDEEIHKYVPNHPDQTHQTVKRLLQYIQKTQKQSLLHIQPFTFQQRESFLAMDYHSKRNLELISSIRSGDQKGTLLWLLDETVTAMGGRKLKQWIHQPLANKQSIEARQEIVTSFLNDFMLREEIKEAFKEVYDLERLVGRIGFGSAGGRDLAQLRQSLSKVPIIQQLLVESEDQVLQKLGTALEDCEDIWRKLQEAISENPPISVKDGGVINNGFNERLDQLRDASVNGKKWIAELEQKEREITGAKNLKIGYNRIFGYYIELTKSNIHLADESRYVRKQTLANAERYITDELKEKESLILSAEDESLVLEYELFTQVREEIKAYIPLVQKLAKQISELDVFISFAQVAENHRLTKPVFHESNAMIIKEGRHPVVEKMMNNQLYVPNDCVLTEDINMLLITGPNMSGKSTFMRQIAITTVMAQIGCYVPAESAKLPIVDKIFTRIGAADDLAGGQSTFMIEMMESQHAIMNATSKSLLLFDEIGRGTSTYDGMSLAQAMMEYIHENIGANTLFSTHYHELTDLEELLPKLRNVHVSATEKDGKVVFLHKLKDGPADKSYGIHVAELAQLPEQIISRAREILETFEHQEEKKESVVNVSETQLSFFDEQPKVSKETIVVQENKSSDKIMKKLKKINISGTTPLEALQLLYELQNELE; this is translated from the coding sequence ATGACTACACAAACACCAATGATGCAACAATACTTAAAAATTAAAGAAGACTACATAGATGCGTTTTTATTTTTTCGTTTAGGTGATTTTTATGAATTATTTCATGATGATGCTATTAAAGCTGCTGCGATTTTAGAAATTACGCTTACTAGTAGGAAGGACAATATTCCGATGTGTGGCGTGCCCCATCATTCTGCCCAAGGATACGTCGAAACACTTATTAGTAAGGGCTATAAAGTAGCTATTTGCGAACAAGTGGAAGATCCAAAACATGCGAAAGGTGTGGTAAAAAGAGAGGTTGTTCGTCTTGTCACACCGGGGACTATTATAGAAGGAAAAGCCATGCAAACGAAGTCTAACTATTTTATTGCTTCCGCTGATTTGCTTGCCACAAATGAAGTCGCTTTTGCTTATTTAGATGTATCAACGGGAGACGGCTTTACGACCGTTCTTACTGGCGATGAAAAAGAGGTAGTACAAGAGTTGCTTGCGATTCAGGCAAAAGAATTAATCGTATGCGAACAAATGTATGTGTTGATCAATGATTTATCTGCCATTCATGATTTTACGGTTTCGATTGAAAAAGATGAGTTATCAGATGAAGAGATTCATAAATACGTTCCGAACCATCCCGATCAAACGCATCAAACGGTGAAACGATTATTACAATACATTCAAAAAACGCAAAAACAATCTCTTTTACATATTCAGCCTTTCACTTTTCAACAGAGAGAATCCTTTTTAGCAATGGACTATCATTCAAAACGAAATTTAGAGCTTATTTCATCAATTCGAAGTGGCGACCAAAAAGGGACGTTATTATGGTTATTGGATGAAACAGTGACAGCAATGGGCGGACGTAAGCTGAAGCAATGGATTCATCAGCCGCTTGCTAACAAACAATCGATCGAAGCACGTCAAGAAATAGTAACGAGTTTTCTAAATGACTTTATGCTTCGTGAAGAAATTAAAGAAGCTTTTAAGGAAGTATATGACCTAGAACGACTTGTAGGTAGAATTGGTTTTGGTAGTGCTGGAGGGAGAGACCTTGCCCAGTTAAGACAATCCCTTTCTAAGGTTCCAATTATTCAACAGCTACTCGTTGAATCGGAAGATCAAGTACTGCAAAAACTTGGGACTGCATTAGAGGATTGTGAAGATATTTGGAGAAAGTTACAAGAAGCAATTAGTGAGAATCCTCCGATTTCCGTTAAAGATGGTGGAGTGATTAACAACGGATTCAACGAACGACTGGACCAACTTCGTGATGCTTCAGTTAACGGTAAAAAGTGGATTGCAGAGCTTGAGCAAAAGGAAAGAGAAATTACAGGTGCCAAAAACCTGAAAATAGGATATAACCGAATCTTTGGCTACTATATCGAGCTAACAAAATCCAATATCCATCTAGCAGATGAGTCTAGATATGTGCGTAAACAAACGCTTGCGAACGCAGAACGGTATATTACGGATGAACTTAAAGAAAAGGAATCCCTTATTTTATCTGCAGAAGATGAAAGTCTAGTTTTGGAATATGAATTATTTACGCAAGTTAGAGAAGAAATTAAAGCATATATTCCGCTCGTTCAAAAATTAGCGAAACAAATAAGTGAACTAGATGTCTTTATCTCATTTGCTCAAGTAGCAGAGAACCATCGTTTAACGAAACCTGTTTTCCATGAGTCCAATGCAATGATTATTAAAGAGGGAAGACATCCGGTTGTTGAAAAAATGATGAACAATCAGCTATATGTACCAAATGACTGTGTACTTACGGAAGATATTAATATGCTCTTGATCACTGGGCCAAATATGTCAGGGAAAAGTACTTTTATGCGACAAATAGCGATTACGACTGTGATGGCTCAAATTGGCTGCTATGTACCTGCTGAATCTGCGAAGCTACCAATTGTCGATAAAATATTTACTCGCATTGGAGCAGCAGATGATTTAGCAGGTGGGCAAAGTACTTTCATGATTGAAATGATGGAATCACAGCATGCCATTATGAATGCGACAAGTAAGAGCTTGCTTTTATTTGATGAAATTGGGCGCGGTACTTCCACCTATGATGGCATGAGCTTAGCTCAGGCAATGATGGAATATATTCATGAAAACATCGGTGCAAATACGCTATTCTCTACTCATTATCATGAACTGACAGATTTAGAGGAATTGCTACCGAAGCTTCGAAATGTCCATGTTTCAGCAACTGAAAAAGATGGGAAAGTTGTCTTTTTACACAAGCTCAAAGATGGTCCAGCGGATAAAAGCTACGGTATTCACGTGGCAGAGCTAGCGCAGCTGCCTGAACAAATTATTTCCAGGGCACGTGAAATTTTAGAGACCTTCGAACATCAGGAGGAAAAGAAAGAAAGTGTTGTAAACGTAAGTGAAACACAGTTATCCTTCTTTGATGAGCAACCAAAGGTAAGTAAAGAAACAATTGTTGTCCAAGAAAATAAATCGTCCGATAAGATAATGAAAAAATTGAAGAAAATCAATATATCAGGTACAACTCCTTTAGAAGCATTACAACTATTGTACGAGCTACAAAATGAGCTCGAATAA
- the mutL gene encoding DNA mismatch repair endonuclease MutL codes for MGQIILMNELLSNKIAAGEVVERPASVVKELVENAIDAESTSIEITLEEAGLTKIQVTDNGKGMDEDDAVKSFSRHATSKITTEHDLFRIRSLGFRGEALASIASVSKISLWTSNGENIGTKVVLEGGKVLSNTPAPIRRGTDIVVSQLFYNTPARLKYLKTIQTELGHSIDLINRLAISFPGIAFKLTHNQQTIVQTSGRGELKQVLASIYGISNVKKMVSFDKESSDFRISGFATLPEITRASKNYITVLVNGRWVKHYGINNAIVDSYHTLLPIGRYPIVVLNIDMDPILTDVNVHPAKHQIRLSKEKELMEMVRLTIRSIMHRVQRPPEIIEKPVVKKQPSVQFDFFKQTYEPTKKDPFTPVDGGVTSERTENPAEEQPSVVYEEQEPLTDFEIQPIENVVDKKPFPDLHVVGQIHGTYIVAQSDDGFYLIDQHAAQERVKYEFYKEKIGEVNANERQSLLLPLTFHYSLDEAYRIKESLNELHDVGIFLEEFGSSSFVVRDYPTWFPKGQETKIIEGLIEQVLNNRKTDIKKLREDAAIMMSCKLSIKANHFLTIKDMEQLLESLKNAQHPLTCPHGRPVIVHFSTYEIEKMFKRVM; via the coding sequence ATGGGACAAATCATTTTAATGAACGAACTGCTGTCCAACAAAATTGCGGCTGGTGAAGTAGTGGAACGACCAGCTTCTGTTGTGAAAGAATTGGTTGAAAATGCAATAGATGCAGAAAGTACTTCTATTGAAATTACACTGGAAGAAGCAGGACTGACTAAAATCCAAGTGACCGATAACGGAAAAGGGATGGATGAGGATGATGCGGTAAAATCTTTCTCTAGACATGCGACCTCTAAAATCACTACTGAGCATGACCTTTTCAGAATCCGTTCATTAGGTTTTCGCGGGGAGGCGCTTGCTAGTATTGCCTCTGTGTCCAAAATTAGTTTATGGACATCAAATGGTGAAAATATTGGTACAAAAGTAGTGTTAGAAGGTGGAAAGGTATTATCGAATACTCCTGCTCCTATTCGTAGAGGAACAGATATTGTCGTGAGTCAGCTATTTTACAATACTCCAGCTCGCTTAAAATATTTGAAAACAATCCAAACGGAGTTAGGGCACTCTATTGACTTGATCAACCGCTTGGCAATTAGTTTTCCGGGGATTGCTTTTAAACTTACACATAATCAACAAACTATCGTGCAGACGAGCGGAAGAGGAGAATTGAAACAGGTTTTAGCTTCGATTTATGGAATCTCTAACGTGAAAAAAATGGTTTCATTTGACAAGGAATCATCTGATTTTCGTATTTCGGGCTTTGCAACACTACCAGAAATAACAAGAGCCTCTAAAAACTATATAACGGTTCTAGTGAACGGGCGCTGGGTTAAACACTATGGTATAAATAACGCTATAGTAGATAGCTACCATACATTGTTGCCGATAGGAAGATATCCGATTGTCGTCTTAAACATCGATATGGATCCGATACTGACGGACGTTAATGTTCATCCTGCTAAGCATCAAATTAGACTAAGTAAGGAAAAAGAGCTTATGGAAATGGTTCGTTTAACAATTCGTTCGATCATGCATCGTGTGCAAAGGCCACCAGAGATTATCGAAAAGCCAGTTGTGAAAAAGCAGCCAAGTGTGCAATTTGACTTTTTCAAACAAACATATGAGCCAACAAAAAAAGATCCATTTACTCCAGTTGATGGTGGTGTGACATCCGAACGAACTGAAAATCCAGCTGAAGAACAGCCTAGTGTCGTATATGAAGAACAAGAGCCGTTGACAGATTTCGAGATACAACCGATCGAAAATGTGGTGGATAAGAAGCCATTTCCTGATTTACATGTAGTAGGTCAAATCCATGGTACTTACATTGTTGCTCAAAGTGATGATGGATTTTACTTGATAGACCAGCATGCTGCGCAGGAACGAGTAAAATATGAGTTTTACAAGGAGAAGATAGGGGAAGTAAATGCAAATGAGCGACAATCACTTTTACTGCCACTAACTTTTCACTATTCTTTAGATGAGGCATACCGTATTAAAGAATCATTGAATGAATTACATGATGTGGGAATATTTTTAGAAGAGTTTGGTTCTTCTAGCTTTGTTGTTAGAGATTATCCTACATGGTTTCCTAAGGGGCAGGAGACGAAGATTATTGAAGGCCTAATCGAACAGGTGTTGAATAACCGTAAAACAGATATTAAAAAACTTAGAGAAGATGCAGCTATTATGATGAGCTGTAAGTTGTCCATAAAAGCAAATCATTTTTTAACGATAAAGGATATGGAGCAACTGTTAGAAAGCTTAAAAAATGCACAGCATCCATTGACCTGTCCGCACGGTAGACCAGTAATCGTACATTTTTCGACGTATGAGATTGAGAAAATGTTCAAACGAGTTATGTAG
- the glpK gene encoding glycerol kinase GlpK, with protein sequence MGKFVLSIDQGTTSSRAILFDKLGNIVHSAQREFKQYFPKSGWVEHDAKEIWGSVLSVLAAVLTESGNQPEDVHAIGITNQRETTVVWNKHTGKPVYNAIVWQSRQTQSIIEELKKANLESFFQEKTGLKLDPYFSATKVKWILDNVDGAREQAEAGDLLFGTIDTWLIWKLSNGKAHVTDYSNASRTMLYNIYDQKWDAEICEKLSIPMEMLPKVASSSEVYAQTDPSVFFGKEIDIAGAAGDQQAALFGQCCFEKGMAKNTYGTGCFMLLNTGEEAVTSPSGLLTTIAWGINGKVTYALEGSIFVAGSAIQWLRDGLRMLKSAPESEDYAKKVESTEGVYFVPAFVGLGTPYWDSEARGSIFGLTRGTTKEHFIRATIESLAYQTKDVLDTMEKDSGVDVETLRVDGGAVSNEFLMQFQSDLLSLPVELAKLNETTALGAAFLAGLSTGFWKDEQELSNLRESQRQYEPKMDIAKRDKLYKGWTKAVEATRIFKLSDEEVE encoded by the coding sequence ATGGGGAAATTTGTATTATCGATCGACCAAGGAACGACAAGCTCCAGAGCAATACTTTTTGATAAGCTCGGCAATATTGTTCACTCTGCTCAACGAGAATTTAAACAATATTTTCCTAAATCAGGATGGGTTGAGCATGATGCGAAAGAAATTTGGGGATCCGTATTATCCGTGTTGGCCGCTGTTCTGACGGAAAGTGGTAACCAACCAGAGGATGTTCATGCAATTGGAATTACAAACCAACGTGAGACAACAGTCGTGTGGAACAAACATACAGGGAAACCTGTTTATAATGCGATTGTTTGGCAATCCAGACAAACACAATCCATAATTGAAGAACTTAAAAAAGCTAATCTCGAATCGTTTTTCCAAGAGAAGACAGGCTTGAAATTGGACCCGTATTTTTCTGCAACAAAGGTCAAATGGATATTAGATAATGTTGATGGTGCAAGAGAGCAGGCAGAAGCGGGTGATCTACTTTTTGGGACGATAGATACATGGCTAATTTGGAAGCTTTCAAATGGAAAAGCCCATGTTACTGATTATTCCAATGCATCTAGGACGATGCTTTACAATATATATGATCAAAAGTGGGATGCAGAGATTTGTGAGAAGCTTTCTATCCCTATGGAAATGCTTCCCAAAGTAGCTTCATCATCTGAAGTGTACGCACAGACCGATCCATCTGTTTTCTTTGGTAAAGAAATAGATATTGCAGGAGCGGCTGGGGACCAACAGGCTGCACTTTTTGGGCAATGCTGTTTTGAGAAAGGTATGGCTAAAAATACGTATGGTACTGGGTGTTTTATGCTCTTAAATACTGGAGAAGAAGCAGTTACTTCACCGTCTGGTTTATTAACAACTATTGCATGGGGTATAAACGGTAAAGTCACCTATGCTTTAGAGGGAAGTATTTTCGTTGCTGGCTCTGCGATTCAATGGCTACGAGATGGGCTTCGCATGTTAAAGAGTGCACCTGAGTCAGAAGATTATGCAAAAAAGGTGGAATCCACTGAAGGAGTCTATTTTGTACCTGCCTTTGTCGGACTGGGTACGCCTTATTGGGATTCTGAAGCGAGAGGGTCAATTTTTGGATTAACAAGGGGAACAACTAAAGAGCATTTCATCCGTGCAACGATAGAATCCCTTGCTTACCAAACAAAAGACGTGCTTGATACGATGGAAAAAGATTCTGGAGTAGATGTAGAGACATTAAGAGTTGATGGTGGTGCAGTAAGTAATGAATTTCTTATGCAGTTCCAAAGTGATTTATTAAGCTTACCCGTCGAACTTGCAAAGCTTAATGAAACAACGGCCTTGGGAGCTGCTTTCCTAGCAGGTTTATCTACCGGTTTCTGGAAGGATGAACAAGAGTTATCCAACTTGCGAGAAAGTCAAAGGCAGTATGAGCCAAAAATGGATATTGCAAAGAGAGATAAACTATATAAAGGCTGGACAAAAGCAGTCGAGGCAACACGTATTTTCAAACTTTCAGATGAAGAGGTGGAATAA